The Capsicum annuum cultivar UCD-10X-F1 unplaced genomic scaffold, UCD10Xv1.1 ctg53356, whole genome shotgun sequence DNA window CTGAGCAGAGAAATAATAGAAAGAAACCAAAAGGACCTTCATTGATGCTGAGAACCCATATAAAAAGCATTCCATGTCATTGCGTATATATAGATATCAAGTAGTGTAACAATTTCAATAGCCATCTGGAGAAAATGGAGGGATCAACTTACTGGAGGGGGAGCCAGATCCTGATTTCCTAAGCCAATAGAGATTATAGTTTTCTTAGCATATACAAGAAAATATTCAAGACATAATTAACAAATCACTTGTTCAACTCCATGACCCAAGTGTGGTAAGCACAGCAAGCCTTGCGGAATCCGCTAAAACCAACCCCTTTAGCTAAAGCTTCAAATTCTTTCTCAGTCCTTTCTTTGCCTCCTGGGTTATATGCTAACATCATAATATCACCATGTACTTTACTCTTTGTTACAGCTGATGTGTCTCGGGCTTCTGGAAGTATGCACTCTAACAATTATCACTTTTCCATTCGTAGGAAGTGCTTCATAGCAGTTCTTCAACAATTTTAGGCAATGATCATCACTCCAATCATGACAAATCCCCTGCACCAACATATCAAGTATGATAGCAAGGAAAGGAAAGGGTTAAACTTCTATACACTAATAGTTACAGATGACAAAATTCATCACAAAATAGTTACAGATGCATCTTATAGTCTGTGATATCAGTCtctatcaaaaatagttacaGATGACAAAATTCATGATAGATGAAATTGgtaaggcataatacataactATGCTTTTTAACTTAGACCTtaaatcacatctatgacctccaaccTTTGATATatacaagtagacacttaaatttatataaagttgaacaagtagacacacacgtCTATGTGCCATAATACATATAGGACAAAAATTGACCACGTAGAATGACACATAGGATGTATGTGTCCACTTGTTCtattttatacataaaatttaGGAAAGTGATTAGTACGCAGCACAAACCAAGGACAAGAACGTTAATGTATTTATCAATCCTAAGTGGAGACTAAGACATCTTAATTAGCTTAATTACCTGGATAAGCTGGAGCATCTTTAATAACATTTGGCAAATCAAAGTTAATGCCCTTAATGGAAGGATACTTAGAGACAATCATGTTCATAGTAGCCTCAGttccaccaccaacatcaacaatggAATTAAGTCCTTCAAATCC harbors:
- the LOC124893058 gene encoding caffeic acid 3-O-methyltransferase-like, with product MSDITTMSTKKILEDYKGFEGLNSIVDVGGGTEATMNMIVSKYPSIKGINFDLPNVIKDAPAYPAFLAIILDMLVQGICHDWSDDHCLKLLKNCYEALPTNGKVIIVRVHTSRSPRHISCNKE